The following is a genomic window from Candidatus Eremiobacteraceae bacterium.
TGCGCTCGTCGCCGGCGGGTCAATGCTCCTTCGTGCAGTACTCGACGCATCGCGGTGAGCCGTGGGGCGGACGCATCGTGCTCGATGCCGCCGCGGACGACGTCGCGCTGTTCCCGACCGGCGACATGGTGGTCGTCACCGGATCGCTCGACGATCGCATTCTTAGCGCATGTGGTGAACCCGCGCTGAAAATCCGCACGATCCAAGAGCACTAAAGTTTCTGGGAGCGGTCGAGATTCATCTCGACCGCCGCGGCCTAACAAAGTGCCGAGCTTCGCTCGGCATACCACACTCGTCCCGCGAGTGTGTCCCGTGTCAATATCGTATGCCAGGAGTCGAAACGCCAGACGCAAACCCAAAGCGTCGTGCCCTTCCAAAGAGATAGACACGTCCGGTTGTGGCCGGGCGTCGCCGGTCTTTGGCTCGCGATCGCATCGATAGGCGCCGTCGCGCTCGTCAGCTCGCCGGCCATCAGCATCGCAGACGGCGGATCGTCGCTTCCTTTCGTCGGCGTCTCGCCGCGACCGCACGTCGCCGGCGACGTCTACGATTACTTGCTGCACGGCACGCTGTCGCAGGCGATCGTCGGAAGAGATCCATTCGGACGGAGCGTCAAACAAGCGGCGACGCCGACCGATCTCCTCGGCCGCGAGCGCATCGCGATCAAGAGCGTCGCTGCGAGCGGGCTGTCTCTCCACCGGTCGGGCTCGATCGTCGCGACTTTCAAAGGACGATCGTCACCATCGCAGCGCGGCACCGGCTGGACGCTCGTGACGCCCGAAGGCGACGTCCGCGATCGCAAAGGGAGCACGCTCGGCGGCCTATTCCTATTGCCGCTCGCGTTCCTCGCCGATCGCGCGGTCGATGGCGGTCTCACACCTGCGATCGGTAGCACGTGGACTGCAAAGCTCGGGATGGCGCTGTTCGGTATGACCGCGCAACCGCGGCTTCGCTTCCAGATAACCGGCAGCCGCAAAGTGCTCGGCGTGCTCGTCTACACGCTGACGGCGACGGGGACCGCTCCGGTCAAGGAGCCGGTCGTCACGAACGACGGCATCGCGCTCGGCGACGCGGTCGGCACGTCGCACGTCACGTTGCGCTGCGACTACGATCCGGCCGCGCGGCGCGCGGTGTCGATGGACATCGCGGTGGCGTCGCAGCTCGCTATCAGCTCGCAAGGGAAGAGCACGGGCACGCTCACGGAGCGCCAGCACTATCTCGTCGCGCTCGATGCCGGCTCGATCGGAGCGACGAGCTCGAAGGCGAACGACCCGCCCGCAGCTACTTCGCCGCCCCGCCTCTAAGCGCGGCTCGCCGCTCTTCGCTGTTGCGGTAACCGTACGCGAAGTAGATGAGCAGTCCGATGACCATCCACGCGCCGAACCGGATCCAGATGAAGAGATCCGTTCCCCACACCATGAGAAGCAGCGACAAGACGACGCCGACGAGCGGCACGAACGGCACCCACGGCGTCTTGAAGGGACGCACGCGCTCTGGCTGCGTACGTCGCAAGATCACCACGCCAAGGCAGACGAGCAAGAACGCGCTGAGCGTGCCCGTGTTGACGAAGCTGAGCAGCGTGTCGAGCGAGAACGTGCCTGCCATGATGCCGACGACGACGCCCATGATGAGCGTCATGCGAGCGGGCGTCTGGAAACGCGGGTGGATCTTCGCGATGCCCTTTGGCAACAGCCCGTCGCGCGCCATGACCATGAAGATGCGGCTCTGCCCGTAGATCGCGGTGAGCACGACGGACGACGTGCCGAGGACCGCGCCGAGAATCGCGGTCCAGGCCCACTGACCGAGGTGCACGGCCGCGAGCGCGGTCGGCAGCGGCGTGTTCGGATCGATCTTCGTCGCCGGTTGGAGCCCGATGAGCGCGATCGCGACTGCCGTGTAGAACAGCGTACCGAGTGCGAGCGACCCGAGCACACCGACCGGAACGTCGCGCTTCGGCTTGTTCGCCTCTTCGGCGGCGACGGTCACCGAGTCGAAGCCGATGAACGCGAAGAACGCGTAGAAAGCGCCCGGGATGATGCCGATGACGGGGAACAGCGCCGATGCGCCCTTCTCGTACCAGCCGTTCGGGATGAACGGCGTGAAGTTCGCGGCGTTGAGATGCGGCAGCGCGATGATGACGAAGAACGCGAGCACGCCCATCTTGACGATGACGATGATGGAGTTCGTCAGGCCAGCCGATTCCTTCACCCCGAGCGTGAGCAGGATCGAGAAGCCGACGACGCAGAGGAAAGCGATGACGTCGAAGTACGTGCCGTTCGCCGGGTCGTAATGACCGATCGCCCAGTGCGGGAGATTGACGCCGATGGACGTCAACGCGATCTGGATGTTCGCGGAGAACGTCGTCGCGACCGGGGCGGCGGACATGCCGTACTCGAGGATGAGATTCCAGCCGATGAGCCACGCGAAGAATTCGCCGAGGGTCGCGTACGTGTACGTGTACGCGCTGCCTGCGACCGGGACCATCGACGCGAACTCGGCGTAGCAAAGCCCCGCACAGCCCGAAGCGACGGCGCAGATCAAGAACGAGATGAGGATCGCGGGACCAGCGTAGTTGTGGATCCCGGTGCCGACGGTCGCGAAGATGCCGGCGCCGACCATGTTGCCCAGGCCGAGCGCGATGAGCGCCCACGGCCCGAGAGCTCGTCGTAACGCGGGCCTTTCCGCGGTGCCTTCGGGTTGCTGCGCGAGAGCATCCATGCTTCGCGTGATGAACAAGCCTGTTTGAGGCGGGCCAGACGGCTTCGCCGGGGCGGTCGCCATGTATGAGCGGCTCCTTACGAGTCGGCAGTTCGCCGCTCATTAAACGCAGCGAACGGCTCGACCTTGCGGCCGCTGCGTGCCCTTACGGAGCTTCTGCGTCCTTGCGCGACAGCAGCGGTACCCCTTCGAGCGGCCATATGATGCCGACCGATGGATCCTTCCAGCTGAGGATGCGCTCGTGCGCCGGATCGAAATGCGCGGTCATCTTGTACATGACGACGTTGACGTCGTCGAGTGCGAGAAAGCCGTGCGCAAAACCGCGCGGCACGTACAGCTGCAGATGGTTGGCCGCGGTCAGTTCGAAGCCTTCCCATTTCTTGTAGGTCGGAGATCCTTCGCGGATGTCGACGATCACGTCGAAGATCCTACCGACGAGGACTTGGACGAGCTTGGCCATCCGCATGTCGTAGTGCATGCCGCGCACGACGTTTCTGACCGAACGGGAAACGCTGTCCTGCATCCATTCGTCGCGCATGCCGAGCTGGGCGTACTTCTCGCGCGAGTAGGTCTCTTTGAAATAACCGCGATCGTCGTGGAAGACGTCGGGCACGTAGATCTTCGCGTCGGAGAACGAGGTGTCTTTGACCCGCAGCATCGGCCCGCGCTTCCTGGGGAGCGGTCGAGATTCATCTCGACCGCCGCGGCCTCACCAAGAGGAAAGGTCGTCGGCAGTCGACCGTGAAGGTCGACCGCTCCATTTTCAGACCGCGTCGGTCGAGCTAAAGCTCGACCGCTACAAAGCTTGGCCGCTTCGAGAGTTCATCGGTGGCTAATGCGAGCTGCGACAATTGATATGACGATCGAGCGGCGAGAGGGCCGCGCGGCGAGCGCGCGAAAACCGCCGACTCGGCCTTTCCCGGGAGCCACTCCGTGCGACACCTTTTCATCTCTCTGTTCATCGCAGCGACGTTGTGCGGCTGCACGCAGTCGGCGACCCAAGCCGTCGCGCCCATCCCTGAGCTGGTGAGCGCAAAGCATTCCATAA
Proteins encoded in this region:
- a CDS encoding amino acid permease, with the translated sequence MATAPAKPSGPPQTGLFITRSMDALAQQPEGTAERPALRRALGPWALIALGLGNMVGAGIFATVGTGIHNYAGPAILISFLICAVASGCAGLCYAEFASMVPVAGSAYTYTYATLGEFFAWLIGWNLILEYGMSAAPVATTFSANIQIALTSIGVNLPHWAIGHYDPANGTYFDVIAFLCVVGFSILLTLGVKESAGLTNSIIVIVKMGVLAFFVIIALPHLNAANFTPFIPNGWYEKGASALFPVIGIIPGAFYAFFAFIGFDSVTVAAEEANKPKRDVPVGVLGSLALGTLFYTAVAIALIGLQPATKIDPNTPLPTALAAVHLGQWAWTAILGAVLGTSSVVLTAIYGQSRIFMVMARDGLLPKGIAKIHPRFQTPARMTLIMGVVVGIMAGTFSLDTLLSFVNTGTLSAFLLVCLGVVILRRTQPERVRPFKTPWVPFVPLVGVVLSLLLMVWGTDLFIWIRFGAWMVIGLLIYFAYGYRNSEERRAALRGGAAK
- the rfbC gene encoding dTDP-4-dehydrorhamnose 3,5-epimerase, giving the protein MLRVKDTSFSDAKIYVPDVFHDDRGYFKETYSREKYAQLGMRDEWMQDSVSRSVRNVVRGMHYDMRMAKLVQVLVGRIFDVIVDIREGSPTYKKWEGFELTAANHLQLYVPRGFAHGFLALDDVNVVMYKMTAHFDPAHERILSWKDPSVGIIWPLEGVPLLSRKDAEAP